In Macadamia integrifolia cultivar HAES 741 chromosome 13, SCU_Mint_v3, whole genome shotgun sequence, one DNA window encodes the following:
- the LOC122058671 gene encoding polygalacturonase-1 non-catalytic subunit beta-like: MKHPILLLELLIVAYFSDSQAENSFSQYWEEHIDLLHPPYWLAAKASPLNLHQTTMFMKLMDGNELSSHLHSFCKQANVVCSTNVVVKKTTTNDTTLPPIAQWNAIRAEYDRVPKEVSSRGGLQFFRESMMKDGGFISVPDLRDPMSYKSFLPRSLSSKIPFSFARIKELKKIFGVADESNMNKFIQDTLKLCEKRPNRCEQSICAISAEDLIDFVVEKFGHNVRVWSTENVDGSYENVTIGSVKLIHGNLSQPPALCHSLPFPFQVYYCHVLQKVKIYDVDIYAREKVNHMIMACHYDTSTWNPNHLAFKLLGFGPGLIEVCHWMNENGVVWTKSLG; this comes from the exons ATGAAGCATCCCATTCTGTTGCTTGAACTTCTTATAGTAGCATACTTCagt GATTCTCAAGCTGAAAATTCCTTCTCACAATACTGGGAAGAGCATATTGATCTTCTACACCCTCCATATTGGTTAGCTGCAAAGGCTTCTCCATTAAACCTCCATCAAACAACAATGTTTATGAAACTTATGGATGGAAATGAATTGTCTTCCCACTTGCATTCATTTTGTAAGCAGGCTAATGTTGTTTGTTCTACAAATGTAGTAGTAAAGAAGACAACAACAAATGACACAACTCTGCCACCAATAGCCCAATGGAATGCCATCAGAGCAGAATATGATCGCGTTCCAAAGGAAGTTTCCAGTCGAGGGGGATTGCAATTTTTCCGAGAATCAATGATGAAAGATGGAGGTTTCATATCTGTCCCTGATCTAAGGGATCCAATGTCATATAAATCATTCTTGCCGCGATCTTTATcatcaaaaatcccattttctttTGCCCGGATCAAGGAATTAAAGAAGATTTTTGGTGTGGCGGATGAATCGAACATGAATAAGTTTATTCAGGACACCCTCAAGTTATGTGAGAAGAGGCCTAATCGATGCGAGCAAAGCATCTGTGCGATTTCTGCTGAGGATCTCATTGATTTTGTTGTCGAGAAATTTGGACACAATGTACGTGTATGGAGTACTGAAAATGTCGATGGATCTtatgagaatgtcacaattggTTCTGTTAAACTCATCCATGGAAACCTCTCCCAACCACCAGCCTTATGTCATAGTTTACCATTCCCATTTCAAGTCTATTATTGCCATGTTTTgcaaaaagtaaaaatatatgATGTTGACATATATGCTAGGGAGAAAGTGAATCATATGATCATGGCATGCCACTATGACACATCAACTTGGAATCCAAACCATCTTGCTTTTAAGCTATTAGGTTTTGGCCCAGGCCTAATTGAAGTTTGTCACTGGATGAATGAGAATGGAGTGGTCTGGACAAAGAGTTTAGGTTGA